A section of the Candidatus Moraniibacteriota bacterium genome encodes:
- a CDS encoding HD domain-containing protein — MTTYETYFKDFIGRAEKLSAVKRYRAYDTMFYRTNLATHSKRVGWQTMALLAMLPDDIRQTLDQEKILLLAWVHDDHEIFAGDHQSASEWHMTRQQCTDQETKEAWAVEKTAKIFPHQLGRHVYHDLLAEAVRVDTIESQLVKLADKIEGCGEALHEIFGGNVGFTVEVKDPDHDYGKTNPIPPVYYGHYFDHLPKKLPLLEPWRAFLVPPLVSCHDNINFSELAALHTPHTRASLDIPIGFAPYDYWKATFLASGSEDEIHQLFVRAG; from the coding sequence ATGACAACATACGAGACATACTTTAAAGACTTCATTGGACGAGCGGAAAAGTTATCTGCGGTAAAACGATATCGTGCATACGACACGATGTTCTACCGGACCAACCTCGCCACGCACTCGAAGCGCGTCGGTTGGCAGACAATGGCGCTCCTCGCGATGCTCCCCGACGATATCCGCCAGACGCTCGACCAAGAAAAAATACTCCTCCTTGCCTGGGTTCACGATGATCACGAGATATTTGCTGGCGATCACCAATCAGCAAGCGAGTGGCATATGACCAGGCAGCAATGTACCGATCAGGAAACAAAGGAGGCATGGGCTGTCGAAAAAACTGCCAAGATATTCCCGCATCAGCTCGGACGACATGTCTATCACGATCTCCTCGCAGAGGCCGTGCGCGTCGACACGATTGAATCACAACTAGTAAAGCTCGCTGACAAGATCGAGGGCTGTGGCGAGGCGCTCCATGAAATCTTTGGCGGGAATGTGGGCTTTACTGTCGAAGTGAAGGACCCCGACCATGACTATGGTAAAACCAACCCCATTCCTCCGGTGTACTACGGTCACTATTTTGACCATCTTCCAAAAAAACTCCCTCTCCTCGAACCCTGGAGAGCCTTCCTTGTACCTCCCCTCGTGAGCTGTCACGACAATATCAACTTTTCCGAGCTCGCCGCATTACATACTCCGCACACGAGAGCCTCACTGGATATCCCGATTGGATTCGCGCCATACGACTATTGGAAAGCCACCTTCCTCGCCTCTGGGAGCGAAGATGAAATCCATCAGCTGTTTGTCCGCGCGGGATGA
- a CDS encoding pyridoxamine 5'-phosphate oxidase family protein, producing the protein MDIENTIREYISDVLHMSLATCKDSKPWVCEVHFSFDNDLNFYFLSKPERRHSQEISFNPHVSGNIIHEHAIGESVRGVYFEGRAEFIPNISEEHPAYRTYCQRFNMGPEILDHGFYAIKVTDLYLFDNKETEPGQKYHLPWSQ; encoded by the coding sequence ATGGATATCGAAAACACCATTCGCGAATATATTAGCGATGTGCTCCACATGTCACTCGCCACCTGTAAGGATAGTAAGCCCTGGGTATGCGAGGTGCATTTTTCTTTTGATAATGACCTCAACTTTTACTTCCTCTCCAAACCTGAGAGACGCCATAGCCAGGAGATATCGTTCAATCCACACGTTTCAGGAAACATCATCCATGAGCACGCCATTGGCGAATCAGTGAGAGGAGTCTATTTTGAAGGTCGAGCGGAATTCATCCCCAATATAAGTGAAGAGCACCCTGCCTATCGTACTTATTGCCAACGTTTCAATATGGGACCAGAAATTCTCGATCATGGATTCTACGCCATAAAAGTGACTGACCTCTATCTTTTTGATAATAAAGAAACCGAACCTGGTCAAAAGTATCACCTCCCCTGGTCTCAATAA
- a CDS encoding NUDIX hydrolase, translated as MTENISHDSETPAQGQQVITACAFIHHNFDEIEKVFLPKRADTKKFLPGVYELPGGHIDYGEDIVKGLEREIMEEFGMKVTIGDPFATFTYLNEIKGSHSVEIIYYAAFVDSLENITLHPEDHSQFEWVAEDELQKVFTEHKKGDDPEIQAIEKGFSLLRGESLAFH; from the coding sequence ATGACAGAAAACATCTCACACGATAGCGAAACACCAGCCCAGGGTCAGCAAGTTATCACAGCTTGTGCCTTTATTCATCACAACTTTGATGAAATTGAAAAAGTATTCCTCCCCAAACGGGCTGACACCAAAAAATTCTTGCCCGGAGTCTATGAGCTTCCGGGTGGGCATATTGATTACGGTGAGGACATCGTCAAAGGACTTGAGCGTGAGATTATGGAGGAGTTCGGCATGAAGGTGACAATCGGAGACCCCTTTGCTACTTTTACCTACCTCAACGAGATAAAAGGCTCCCACTCAGTAGAAATCATCTATTATGCAGCGTTTGTCGATTCTCTAGAAAATATCACTCTTCATCCCGAAGATCACTCTCAATTTGAATGGGTTGCAGAAGATGAGCTGCAAAAAGTCTTTACCGAACACAAAAAAGGCGACGATCCAGAAATACAAGCCATAGAGAAAGGCTTTTCTCTGCTCAGAGGAGAATCATTAGCCTTTCACTAA
- the nuoB gene encoding NADH-quinone oxidoreductase subunit NuoB, protein MYRMLKKIFTTPLMALSEGDIRGGEAEELGEALRQRVRGTFGGSLAIRVVSAGSSNAEEQELTALTNAYYDVERFGVRFVASPRHADMLFVTGPVSRNMADGLRHSYAAMPTPKWVVAVGDGAIDGGIYRGSYAVYDRVEDIVPVDFMIPGDPPSPKQILKALLKILDTIDQNRSTPA, encoded by the coding sequence ATGTACCGCATGCTGAAGAAAATCTTTACGACGCCGCTCATGGCTCTCAGCGAGGGCGACATCCGAGGGGGTGAAGCCGAGGAATTGGGCGAAGCACTCAGGCAGCGGGTGCGGGGGACATTCGGCGGCTCACTCGCGATCCGGGTCGTGTCGGCTGGATCGAGCAATGCCGAGGAACAGGAACTGACAGCGCTCACCAATGCGTATTATGATGTCGAGCGCTTCGGTGTCCGTTTCGTCGCCTCGCCGCGGCATGCGGACATGCTCTTTGTGACGGGGCCAGTCAGCCGCAATATGGCCGATGGTCTCCGCCACAGTTATGCCGCGATGCCGACACCGAAATGGGTCGTCGCAGTCGGGGACGGAGCGATCGATGGGGGCATCTATCGTGGCTCGTACGCGGTCTATGATCGGGTGGAGGATATCGTCCCGGTGGATTTCATGATCCCTGGTGACCCACCGTCTCCAAAGCAAATACTGAAGGCATTGTTGAAAATTCTGGACACGATTGATCAAAACCGTTCGACACCTGCCTAG
- a CDS encoding NADH-quinone oxidoreductase subunit H has protein sequence MTLLFFILQILAVPILAPLCIGIIRRVKARLQGRTGADIFQPYRDFRKLFAKDEVISADASWITRFAPYLIFAITLLLGATVPLVTAVAPAVPGVPELALTATGDFLVIVYLLALMTFFLALAGMDAGSGFGGFGSSREMMVAALAEAGLIFSLLPASFLAGTGHLLDMVAQLSNLPVTAAFPLFVAFLAFAIALLAENARFPVDNPATHLELTMIHEAMLLEYSGKRLALMEWASANKLLIFIALGANVFFPWGVALEYTSFSALLVPTLIFIGKGLLLLIAIAFLESLMSKYRIFRVPDLLFTSFVLGMIAVVLTVSLTA, from the coding sequence ATGACTCTTCTCTTCTTTATTCTCCAAATCCTCGCGGTCCCGATCCTGGCGCCTTTGTGTATCGGCATCATCCGACGCGTGAAAGCCCGCTTGCAAGGGCGGACGGGGGCAGATATTTTCCAGCCGTATCGCGATTTCCGCAAACTCTTTGCCAAGGATGAAGTGATTTCGGCAGATGCGTCTTGGATTACTCGTTTCGCTCCGTACCTCATCTTTGCGATTACGCTCTTGCTCGGGGCGACCGTGCCCCTCGTGACGGCTGTCGCTCCGGCTGTGCCGGGCGTGCCGGAATTGGCGCTGACGGCGACGGGTGACTTCCTCGTGATCGTATATCTCCTTGCGCTCATGACATTTTTCCTCGCCCTCGCCGGGATGGATGCGGGCAGTGGCTTCGGCGGCTTTGGTTCGAGTCGGGAAATGATGGTCGCGGCGCTTGCCGAGGCAGGGCTCATCTTTTCGCTGCTACCGGCATCATTCCTCGCGGGGACGGGACACCTCCTCGATATGGTGGCCCAGCTTAGTAATCTACCGGTGACAGCCGCCTTCCCGCTCTTTGTCGCGTTTCTCGCGTTTGCGATCGCGCTCCTCGCCGAAAACGCGCGCTTCCCTGTCGACAATCCAGCCACCCATCTCGAACTGACTATGATCCACGAGGCGATGCTCCTCGAATACTCCGGCAAGCGCCTCGCGCTCATGGAATGGGCGAGTGCCAACAAGCTCCTTATCTTCATCGCATTGGGTGCCAATGTGTTCTTCCCATGGGGGGTGGCACTCGAGTACACTTCGTTCTCTGCACTCCTTGTCCCGACCCTCATTTTTATCGGGAAAGGACTTCTACTCCTGATCGCGATCGCTTTCCTGGAGTCGCTCATGTCGAAGTACCGTATCTTCCGTGTTCCGGATCTCCTTTTCACCTCTTTTGTTCTCGGTATGATCGCCGTCGTCCTGACTGTTTCTCTCACTGCCTAG
- a CDS encoding hydrogenase 4 subunit B: MEFFLSEDALFLLIGLFLVGAVASLLAGARINDGGRVANAAAHAMAALGSVVGLGMAFPVLYRGRGVAWLYSGPFPLLELSFRIDGMGAYFLALASLVALLASVYGYGYLRHFIGSGRLGSFGFFYNLFVGSLLLIPIANQALFFLLVWELMSLASYFLVVFEHEKAENVRAGFVYFLMTHFGTAFIILACLLAYQATGSFSFDTWREAFGTLSPTGEAFILGFALIGFATKAGLIPLHIWLPEAHPAAPSHVSALMSGIMVKTALFMLFRFFFDFFQGARVEWGVTFLIIGSVSALLGILYANAERDLKRLLAYSTVENVGIITIAFGAGLTLFALGQERVALFALAAALYHLLNHAVFKSLLFLGAGSVVSRAGTRNLEAYGGLLRVMPYTATFFLVGSLAIAALPPFNGFVSEWLTFQVLFAGVIGSPLAVKIAFLIALTSLVFTSGLAVACFVKVFGTTFLARPRSAEAKAAKEVSWIMVVPMGVLALLSLVLGLASSPVLAGLTGIVASIGLTNPATLGFPFLEIVASRHAFADVLPLATVAILLIVILVAITVAVRLATRGRCVVIGSTWDCGFPLSGRNEITATSFSRSLVTIFRGILQPTKQSTIEYHDDQTRYFFKSVSIETGLRDVYRERLYRPVNAALHFLADRIRLVQTGNVNVYILYFALTFLGVLLWATHS, encoded by the coding sequence ATGGAATTCTTTCTCTCAGAAGATGCTTTGTTTCTCCTTATCGGACTGTTCCTCGTCGGAGCGGTCGCTTCGCTGTTGGCTGGGGCACGGATCAATGATGGCGGGCGAGTGGCGAATGCGGCGGCGCATGCCATGGCTGCGTTGGGATCGGTCGTCGGTCTCGGGATGGCGTTTCCCGTACTGTATCGGGGTCGGGGAGTAGCCTGGCTATACTCGGGGCCGTTCCCGCTCCTGGAACTTTCCTTTCGTATCGATGGGATGGGGGCTTATTTCCTCGCCCTCGCCTCACTCGTCGCGCTCTTGGCATCGGTGTATGGCTATGGTTATCTCCGACATTTCATTGGCAGTGGTCGATTGGGGTCTTTTGGTTTTTTCTACAATCTTTTCGTTGGTAGTCTCTTGCTTATCCCGATTGCGAACCAGGCACTGTTCTTCCTCTTGGTGTGGGAGCTGATGTCACTTGCATCATACTTCCTCGTTGTTTTCGAACATGAGAAAGCCGAAAATGTCCGCGCCGGATTCGTGTATTTCCTCATGACGCATTTCGGGACAGCTTTCATCATCCTCGCCTGTCTCCTCGCCTATCAGGCAACCGGATCATTTTCTTTCGATACCTGGCGTGAAGCCTTCGGGACGCTCTCGCCGACTGGCGAAGCATTCATCCTCGGGTTCGCACTCATCGGATTTGCGACCAAAGCAGGGCTCATCCCACTCCATATCTGGCTCCCCGAGGCGCATCCGGCCGCTCCATCCCATGTCTCAGCTCTCATGTCTGGCATCATGGTGAAGACAGCTCTCTTCATGCTGTTCCGATTCTTCTTTGATTTCTTCCAGGGGGCCCGTGTCGAGTGGGGGGTCACCTTCCTCATCATCGGATCCGTCTCGGCCTTGCTCGGTATCCTGTATGCAAATGCCGAGCGTGATCTGAAGCGCCTCTTGGCCTACAGCACTGTGGAGAATGTCGGTATCATCACGATTGCTTTCGGTGCGGGGTTGACGCTTTTTGCATTGGGGCAGGAGCGGGTAGCGCTGTTTGCGCTCGCGGCGGCATTGTATCACCTGCTCAATCATGCAGTTTTCAAGTCGCTCCTGTTCCTCGGAGCCGGATCAGTCGTCAGCAGGGCGGGAACGCGTAACCTGGAAGCCTATGGTGGACTCTTGCGGGTGATGCCATACACCGCCACTTTTTTTCTGGTGGGGTCGCTGGCGATCGCGGCGCTCCCACCCTTCAATGGGTTCGTCAGTGAGTGGCTCACGTTTCAAGTTCTGTTTGCTGGTGTGATCGGGTCGCCGCTCGCCGTGAAGATCGCCTTCCTCATCGCTCTCACGAGCCTCGTCTTCACCAGTGGATTAGCGGTCGCGTGTTTTGTGAAGGTCTTTGGTACGACGTTCTTGGCTCGACCACGCTCGGCGGAGGCAAAGGCGGCGAAGGAAGTCTCCTGGATCATGGTGGTGCCGATGGGTGTCCTCGCACTCCTCTCGCTAGTGCTCGGCCTCGCTTCATCTCCGGTCCTCGCCGGACTGACTGGTATCGTCGCGAGTATCGGTCTCACCAACCCGGCGACGCTCGGTTTCCCTTTCCTCGAGATCGTGGCTTCGCGACATGCATTTGCGGATGTGCTCCCGCTCGCGACCGTTGCAATTCTCCTCATAGTGATCCTCGTAGCGATCACGGTCGCAGTCCGTCTCGCGACTCGGGGGCGGTGTGTCGTCATCGGTTCGACCTGGGACTGCGGATTCCCACTCTCTGGCCGAAACGAAATCACGGCGACGAGTTTTTCGCGCTCACTCGTCACGATATTTCGGGGCATCCTCCAACCGACGAAGCAGTCAACCATCGAATATCATGACGATCAGACGCGCTATTTCTTCAAGTCGGTTTCCATCGAGACGGGGCTTCGCGATGTGTATCGTGAGCGGCTCTATCGGCCCGTGAATGCGGCACTTCATTTCCTCGCGGACCGGATTCGCCTCGTCCAGACCGGCAATGTGAATGTGTATATCCTGTACTTTGCCCTCACTTTCCTCGGTGTGCTGTTGTGGGCGACTCACTCCTGA
- a CDS encoding cold shock domain-containing protein: MTGTIKTLTDRGFGFIAREGEVKDLFFHSKELSGVTFDELKVGDVVSFEVVDGEKGPAAVNVTRA; this comes from the coding sequence ATGACTGGTACTATCAAGACGCTCACGGATCGTGGATTCGGTTTCATCGCTCGCGAAGGCGAAGTGAAGGACCTGTTCTTCCACTCCAAGGAGCTCTCCGGCGTGACGTTCGATGAGCTCAAGGTTGGCGATGTCGTCAGCTTCGAAGTCGTCGACGGTGAGAAGGGCCCGGCCGCGGTCAATGTGACCCGCGCCTAA
- a CDS encoding NADH-quinone oxidoreductase subunit C → MTDPIQLLLRFGQGGFTPTAEGDRVLFEVAATDLARVIRTLKHTHGLPLKTVAATDERAEGRGFRIYYVFGIPKEACFLVPFLSVSPERSTFPSLTPEDQEFAMYEREILTFFGLMPQGHPQAERINLHAENFPKDIYPLRKDFHWDQGIVEPKEKEWATFERYAGEGVYEIPVGPVHAGIIEPGHFRFSVLGEEILRLEPRLGYVHKGTEKLFEALPSEKRVALAERISGDSSFHHALAYCQAVESLAAVTVPKRALYLRMVLAELERLANHYNDLAFIMLDTGLSFGGSQGTRLRERVMAWNERLTSSRFLRGRLMPGGLTADILDGELTLLKTDLIDLENDFLSVMEAVAESLSLLNRLQDTGRLERTVGEDHGIVGIGARAVGIERDARVDFPYAAYDTVYFSIPTETTGDVFARYKVREREVHQSFKILHQAIDRAVSNPGPVAIGIGSLMPNAHAIGIVEGWRGDIVYFIMTDANGMITRVKVRDPSFLNWQVFPYLVTNDIVPDFPLINKSLNLSYSGNDL, encoded by the coding sequence ATGACTGATCCGATCCAACTACTCTTGCGTTTTGGCCAAGGTGGCTTCACTCCGACAGCCGAAGGTGACCGGGTGCTGTTTGAAGTGGCGGCGACCGATCTCGCGCGGGTCATTCGGACACTGAAGCACACTCACGGTCTCCCGCTGAAAACGGTGGCGGCGACCGATGAGCGAGCGGAGGGCCGGGGTTTCCGGATTTATTATGTCTTTGGTATTCCTAAGGAAGCCTGTTTCCTCGTGCCCTTTCTCTCGGTGAGCCCGGAGCGTTCAACGTTCCCATCACTGACGCCAGAAGATCAGGAATTCGCCATGTATGAGCGGGAGATCCTCACGTTCTTCGGCCTGATGCCACAGGGACATCCTCAGGCTGAGCGAATCAATCTCCATGCTGAGAATTTCCCGAAGGATATCTATCCACTCCGGAAAGATTTCCATTGGGATCAGGGTATCGTCGAACCGAAAGAAAAAGAGTGGGCGACGTTCGAGCGGTACGCCGGGGAAGGGGTGTATGAAATCCCCGTTGGTCCCGTGCATGCGGGTATCATCGAGCCAGGGCATTTCCGCTTCAGTGTGCTCGGCGAAGAGATCCTCCGACTCGAGCCACGGCTCGGCTATGTCCACAAGGGGACAGAGAAGTTATTTGAAGCATTGCCGTCTGAGAAACGGGTGGCGCTCGCGGAACGGATTTCCGGCGACAGTTCATTCCACCATGCACTTGCCTATTGCCAGGCGGTTGAGTCGTTGGCTGCGGTCACAGTACCCAAGCGTGCGCTGTATCTGCGTATGGTCCTGGCCGAATTGGAACGGCTGGCCAATCACTACAATGATCTCGCCTTCATCATGCTCGATACGGGGCTGTCCTTTGGTGGCAGTCAGGGGACGCGTCTCCGCGAGCGAGTGATGGCATGGAATGAGCGGCTCACCAGCAGTCGTTTCCTCCGGGGCAGGCTCATGCCAGGTGGCCTGACCGCGGATATCCTGGATGGTGAACTCACGCTCCTCAAGACGGACCTCATCGATCTCGAAAATGATTTCCTCTCCGTGATGGAGGCCGTCGCCGAAAGCCTCTCCCTCCTGAATCGACTGCAGGACACGGGACGGCTGGAGCGCACAGTCGGTGAAGATCATGGGATCGTCGGTATCGGGGCACGGGCGGTCGGGATCGAACGGGATGCCCGAGTAGATTTTCCTTATGCGGCCTATGACACAGTGTACTTCTCTATCCCGACAGAAACGACGGGGGATGTCTTTGCCCGGTACAAAGTGCGCGAACGTGAAGTCCACCAGTCCTTCAAGATCCTCCATCAGGCAATCGATCGGGCCGTCTCGAATCCTGGTCCGGTCGCGATCGGAATCGGGAGTCTGATGCCGAACGCTCACGCCATCGGTATCGTCGAAGGTTGGCGCGGTGATATCGTCTATTTCATCATGACGGATGCAAACGGCATGATCACCCGAGTAAAAGTGCGCGATCCATCTTTCCTGAATTGGCAGGTATTTCCCTATCTCGTAACGAACGATATAGTGCCGGATTTTCCACTTATCAACAAGAGCCTGAATCTCTCCTACTCAGGCAATGATCTGTAG
- a CDS encoding VTT domain-containing protein, translated as MEFFGIDMVEAIKTIGYIGLFAIVFAETGLFLGFFFPGDSLLFVAGVLAAQGFFSLPLLLVILFVAAFTGNMVGYWFGALVGPKIFSREDSLLFRKSHILKAQAFYERYGGKTIVLARFVPIVRTFAPIVAGVARMHYGTFAFFNLIGALLWSVGLTTLAYYLGSLIEDIDRYLLPIVVLIIFLSVLPGAFEYWRDRKERLANGVVPASVVDNR; from the coding sequence ATGGAATTCTTCGGTATCGACATGGTGGAGGCAATCAAGACGATCGGGTATATTGGTCTCTTCGCGATTGTCTTCGCTGAGACAGGCCTTTTCCTCGGGTTCTTCTTCCCGGGGGATAGTTTGCTCTTTGTGGCGGGGGTATTGGCGGCGCAGGGGTTCTTCTCGCTCCCGCTTCTCCTGGTTATTCTGTTTGTCGCGGCGTTCACGGGGAACATGGTCGGGTACTGGTTCGGGGCTTTGGTCGGGCCGAAGATTTTTTCGCGCGAGGATTCGCTCTTGTTCCGGAAATCCCATATCCTGAAAGCACAGGCGTTTTATGAGCGCTACGGCGGCAAGACGATAGTCCTGGCGCGTTTCGTTCCGATTGTCCGGACCTTTGCGCCGATTGTCGCCGGGGTGGCTCGCATGCACTATGGGACATTCGCTTTTTTCAATCTTATAGGCGCGCTGTTGTGGTCGGTTGGTCTGACGACCTTGGCCTATTATCTGGGCAGTCTGATCGAGGATATCGACCGCTACCTCCTCCCGATTGTCGTCCTTATCATTTTCTTGTCAGTATTGCCGGGAGCGTTCGAATACTGGCGGGACCGGAAGGAACGCCTGGCGAACGGGGTTGTCCCTGCGAGCGTAGTGGACAATAGGTAG
- a CDS encoding GFA family protein codes for MANQYQGKCHCGKVAFEVETDLASVLECNCSHCSMKGMLLAFVPGAQFRLLSGVDDLVEYRFNKKTLQHLFCRFCGVQPIAKGKDPTTGAETVAINVRTLTDVDIAKLTLTPFDGKSW; via the coding sequence ATGGCCAATCAATACCAGGGAAAATGCCACTGTGGAAAGGTCGCTTTCGAGGTTGAAACTGATCTCGCGTCTGTGCTCGAGTGCAATTGTTCTCACTGCAGCATGAAAGGGATGCTCCTCGCCTTTGTTCCGGGCGCTCAGTTCCGATTACTTTCTGGGGTGGATGATTTGGTGGAGTATCGCTTCAACAAGAAGACACTGCAGCACCTGTTCTGTCGGTTTTGCGGTGTCCAACCGATTGCGAAAGGGAAAGACCCAACGACGGGTGCCGAGACGGTGGCCATCAATGTCCGGACGCTCACGGATGTCGATATTGCGAAACTTACGCTGACGCCGTTTGATGGGAAGAGCTGGTAA
- a CDS encoding HAD-IA family hydrolase: MNKTVIFDLDGTLVDIEPVFLRIYNTLAAEFGLAPIRPDELPALRKLHLKQVMFRRLGWRIVFLPRILKRGQTEYRLLVPEVELFPGIQETLTHLRAFGYRIGIISSSERTTVLALIEKFGLDIDFVYQSSLFGKAAILKETAEKESFALADTVYIGDEIRDIDACRKAGLDIIAVTWGLNDRSALIATGAPTADTPAELEAKILALLPLSHSLKSQR; this comes from the coding sequence ATGAACAAAACCGTCATCTTCGACCTGGATGGTACACTGGTGGATATCGAGCCGGTTTTTCTTCGCATCTACAATACGCTGGCAGCGGAATTTGGACTCGCGCCCATTCGACCAGATGAACTTCCGGCTCTGAGGAAGCTCCATCTGAAACAGGTGATGTTTCGGCGGCTCGGCTGGCGGATAGTTTTCCTTCCGCGGATTTTGAAACGGGGCCAGACAGAATACCGGTTGCTCGTCCCCGAGGTCGAGCTCTTTCCCGGTATCCAGGAAACCCTCACACACCTCCGAGCCTTCGGTTATCGGATCGGTATCATCTCTTCGAGCGAACGAACGACGGTCCTCGCGCTCATCGAAAAATTTGGTCTCGATATCGATTTTGTCTATCAGAGTTCGCTCTTCGGAAAGGCCGCGATCCTGAAGGAAACGGCCGAAAAGGAATCATTTGCCCTTGCCGATACGGTCTATATCGGTGATGAGATACGCGATATCGATGCTTGTCGGAAGGCCGGCCTTGATATCATCGCGGTCACGTGGGGGCTAAACGACCGCTCAGCCTTGATCGCGACCGGTGCCCCGACAGCCGACACGCCTGCCGAACTCGAGGCGAAAATCCTCGCCCTCCTTCCGCTTAGTCACTCTCTCAAATCTCAACGCTGA